Proteins encoded together in one Benincasa hispida cultivar B227 chromosome 1, ASM972705v1, whole genome shotgun sequence window:
- the LOC120073509 gene encoding arabinogalactan protein 22-like, giving the protein MAVSTASFGFLAAAALIFAIFLPVAQPHSLAPAPAPTSDGTSIDQGIAYVLMMVALALTYLIHNADLSNTF; this is encoded by the exons ATGGCGGTTTCTACGGCCTCTTTTGGATTTTTGGCTGCCGCCGCCCTCATCTTTGCCATCTTCTTGCCGGTTGCTCAGCCTCATTCCTTGGCTCCGGCACCCGCTCCCACCAGCGACG GGACATCCATAGACCAAGGGATAGCTTATGTGTTGATGATGGTGGCATTGGCACTGACATATCTCATCCACAATGCTGATTTATCCAACACCTTCTAA
- the LOC120090576 gene encoding uncharacterized protein LOC120090576, protein MSSNFEMAIESGAGLSSFDEDNLESRSISELVSFLRTAFRAKDFDKVEEVLVSREVKMRKEIESKNKEYELLQSRYEFLRLDSLTRESKVEQDKVDVDPKGFEKWKETYEELKEKESEIQQLKELIVKVNEDREKKKSDLEKFEEMLELVKKTQEDDRLAIEKLNHKNSELQSAIEVVKKEKQDYEKTIEELRCKNLKLECAMEELNFKKSELESALVLVKKTEEDNRKNIEDLKCKNSELECAKREVEHNYELCRRKFEELVRRISQLDNASTVVEYGEPIAPNRNDPCFGGSRKLIGKRGAENDKLENGTGTGGCVVEIISDDDHAPAENLSRSQRNQTRKRGSLLNDCEDYDAEREDGEMTIWPSVSKGKESLKKVGAMFSTPPHGRADKHALKMHFSPRTDDCKNVTTSSRAAAVMLRQCAEKVGEQCRSLDSKFKYATFRMDYFNDECFISSDSNGDIQNRYGSSHLKSDQGKKCNKKWELEAEMRAAFAENDMLCMEAVCILYRQASLIGKPYSPYLPSRHRGFNEADLLRGSTLALFLTNGDPNGRLKKSVMELEKFDISGLIDCRRIAIQHLKQLFEIYKNNEDQFIFH, encoded by the exons ATGTCTTCGAATTTTGAAATGGCGATTGAGTCGGGTGCTGGGTTGAGTTCTTTTGATGAAGATAACCTTGAGAGTCGGAGTATATCAGAGTTAGTTTCGTTTCTACGGACGGCATTTAGGGCTAAAGATTTCGATAAAGTGGAGGAGGTTTTGGTTTCTAGAGAAGTTAAGATGAGGAAGGAGATTGAGAGCAAGAACAAAGAGTATGAGTTGCTCCAAAGCAGATATGAGTTTCTGAGACTGGACAGTCTCACTCGTGAATCCAAGGTCGAGCAAGACAAGGTTGACGTCGACCCTAAAGGATTTGAGAAGTGGAAGGAAACTTATGAGGAGTTGAAGGAGAAAGAGAGTGAGATTCAACAGCTGAAGGAACTCATTGTTAAAGTAAACGAGgatagagagaagaaaaaaagtgatttggagaagtttgagGAAATGCTTGAATTGGTTAAGAAAACTCAGGAGGATGATAGATTGGCCATAGAGAAGCTTAACCACAAGAATTCAGAATTACAATCAGCAATTGAAGTggtaaagaaagaaaagcaagaCTATGAGAAGACTATAGAGGAGCTTAGGTGCAAGAATTTAAAACTAGAATGTGCAATGGAGGAGCTCAACTTCAAGAAATCAGAATTAGAAAGTGCATTAGTACTAGTCAAGAAAACAGAGGAAGATAACCGAAAAAACATAGAGGACCTCAAATGCAAGAATTCAGAATTGGAATGTGCAAAGAGGGAAGTTGAACATAATTACGAGCTATGTCGAAGGAAATTCGAGGAACTCGTGCGCCGAATCTCACAGTTGGATAATGCAAGCACAGTTGTAGAATATGGGGAGCCCATTGCTCCTAACAGAAACGACCCTTGCTTTGGTGGTTCCAGAAAATTGATTGGAAAGAGAGGAGCAGAAAATGACAAACTCGAGAATGGAACAG GTACTGGAGGATGCGTTGTTGAGATAATTAGTGATGATGACCATGCTCCAGCGGAAAATTTATCTCGATCACAAAGAAATCAAACGAGAAAACGAGGTTcattgttaaatgattgtgaAGATTATGATGCTGAAAGGGAGGATGGTGAGATGACCATTTGGCCCAGTGTAAGCAAGGGTAAGGAGTCATTGAAGAAAGTAGGGGCAATGTTTTCAACACCTCCACATGGTCGTGCAGACAAACATGCCTTGAAAATGCATTTTTCTCCTCGTACTGATGATTGCAAGAACGTCACGACTTCTTCAAGGGCTGCTGCAGTCATGTTGAGGCAATGTGCAGAGAAAGTTGGGGAACAATGTAGATCACTTGATTCTAAGTTCAAGTATGCTACATTTCGCATGGACTATTTCAATGATGAATGTTTCATTTCCTCAGATTCTAATGGTGATATCCAAAATAGATATGGCTCAAGTCATCTTAAGTCAGATCAAGGGAAGAAATGTAACAAAAAATGGGAATTGGAAGCTGAAATGCGTGCTGCATTTGCTGAAAATGATATGCTTTGCATGGAGGCTGTTTGTATTCTCTATAGACAGGCAAGTTTAATTGGAAAGCCATACAGTCCATATTTGCCTTCCAGACATAGAGGATTTAATGAGGCTGATTTGCTCAG GGGTTCCACATTGGCATTGTTTCTAACCAACGGAGATCCAAATGGGAGATTGAAGAAATCTGTGATGGAACTGGAGAAATTTGACATAAGTGGTCTTATTGACTGCAGAAGAATCGCCATCCAGCATTTGAAGCaattatttgaaatatataaGAACAACGAAGatcaattcatttttcattaa